One part of the Salinivirga cyanobacteriivorans genome encodes these proteins:
- a CDS encoding PepSY-associated TM helix domain-containing protein, which translates to MSWNKKKVQRWFRNLHRDIGYLAVGITLVYALSGFFLSHKNIFSATKTEEFTINFPKELQGDDFINHWNTNTSVKVNHLKESDNQIKLFLEGGTGHYDKASGKVYYEIYKKRPIITFLNQLHNNQKKGWIYIADIYAFLLIFLAVSGLVIVNGKNGFLKRGVWLMVLGIIIVILFVFIN; encoded by the coding sequence ATGAGTTGGAATAAAAAGAAAGTACAACGTTGGTTTCGTAATTTACACAGAGATATTGGATATTTAGCGGTGGGCATAACCTTGGTTTATGCCCTTTCCGGCTTTTTCCTGTCGCATAAAAACATTTTTTCTGCAACCAAGACAGAAGAATTTACGATTAATTTTCCAAAAGAACTACAAGGCGATGATTTTATTAATCACTGGAATACAAACACATCCGTAAAAGTCAATCATTTAAAAGAATCTGACAATCAAATAAAACTATTCTTGGAAGGCGGAACAGGACATTATGATAAAGCCAGTGGCAAGGTTTACTACGAGATTTATAAAAAGCGACCGATAATTACGTTTTTAAATCAATTACATAACAATCAGAAAAAAGGGTGGATTTACATTGCTGATATTTATGCTTTTTTATTGATATTTCTGGCGGTTTCAGGTTTAGTCATAGTAAACGGCAAAAACGGATTTTTAAAACGAGGAGTTTGGTTGATGGTTTTGGGTATTATTATTGTAATTTTGTTCGTTTTTATAAACTAA